A single window of Gossypium hirsutum isolate 1008001.06 chromosome A10, Gossypium_hirsutum_v2.1, whole genome shotgun sequence DNA harbors:
- the LOC107896591 gene encoding probable WRKY transcription factor 48, whose protein sequence is MANLIFSDENPSAAAAAAAAEATSSGGSIFDMATGAGACDGDTKWGSSLGFMDLLGIHQDFIAPSLFDSFQPPPILPPPPPSTSSEPLLHQQLDAKQLQALPSPASTLPESSEVLNNPATPNSSSFSSSSNEAANDHEPTKAEDDEEEEQHQDKTKKQLKPKKKNQKRQREPRFAFMTKSEVDHLDDGYRWRKYGQKAVKNSPFPRSYYRCTSAGCGVKKRVERSSDDPTIVVTTYEGQHKHPYPITPRGSIGINMDPSSSFGPSFVVPQPQYLHQQQQLQPYIYNSSPSLNITSITTSGSSFNASIPDFLQDRRFNTSPTSSSASLPRDNGLLQDIVPTQMRKEAKEQ, encoded by the exons ATGGCGAATTTAATATTTTCCGATGAGAATCCGTCAGCGgcggcagcagcagcagcagcagaagCGACCAGTTCCGGTGGAAGCATCTTTGACATGGCAACTGGAGCAGGGGCATGTGATGGAGATACTAAGTGGGGGTCTTCTTTAGGTTTCATGGACTTGCTTGGCATCCATCAAGATTTCATTGCCCCTTCTTTATTCGATTCCTTTCAGCCACCACCGATTCTTCCACCACCACCTCCCTCAACATCATCTGAACCACTTCTTCACCAACAACTGGACGCGAAGCAGCTTCAAGCCCTTCCATCGCCGGCCTCCACCCTGCCGGAATCTTCTGAAGTTTTAAACAACCCTGCAACACCAAActcttcttccttctcttcttcaTCTAATGAAGCTGCAAATGATCATGAACCAACCAAAGCtgaagatgatgaagaagaagagcagCATCAAGACAAGACAAAGAAACA GTTGAAACCCaaaaagaagaaccaaaaaagGCAAAGGGAACCGAGATTTGCGTTCATGACAAAGAGTGAAGTTGATCACTTAGATGATGGTTACCGATGGAGAAAGTATGGCCAAAAAGCTGTGAAAAACAGCCCTTTTCCCAG GAGCTATTATCGTTGCACCAGCGCTGGCTGTGGGGTGAAGAAGAGAGTCGAGAGATCCTCCGATGATCCCACCATCGTTGTCACCACTTACGAAGGCCAACACAAGCATCCCTACCCGATAACTCCTCGAGGAAGCATTGGAATCAACATGGATCCCTCCTCTAGTTTTGGCCCATCTTTTGTTGTTCCTCAACCTCAGTATTTACATCAGCAGCAACAATTGCAACCCTATATATATAACTCATCGCCTTCTTTGAACATTACTAGTATCACTACTAGTGGCTCTAGCTTCAATGCCTCGATCCCTGATTTCCTTCAAGACAGACGTTTTAATACTTCTCCTACTTCTTCTTCAGCTTCGTTACCAAGAGACAATGGACTCCTTCAGGATATTGTTCCAACACAGATGAGGAAAGAGGCAAAGGAACAGTAA